One part of the bacterium genome encodes these proteins:
- a CDS encoding helix-hairpin-helix domain-containing protein produces the protein MTKKLGLALALALAAPATGSVWWPQPAEAVAPALQGALNLNTASPDQLVLLPGVGESRARAIVALRKQRGGFKKVDELADVKGIGEAALAKLRPFVKLGGATTLRVD, from the coding sequence ATGACCAAGAAGCTGGGCCTCGCCCTGGCGCTCGCCCTGGCGGCTCCGGCGACCGGCTCCGTCTGGTGGCCCCAACCGGCGGAAGCTGTTGCACCGGCCCTTCAGGGGGCGCTCAACCTGAACACCGCGAGCCCTGACCAGCTCGTGCTCCTGCCCGGCGTGGGCGAGAGCCGGGCGCGGGCCATCGTGGCGCTTCGCAAGCAGCGCGGCGGCTTCAAGAAGGTCGACGAGCTGGCAGATGTGAAAGGCATCGGTGAGGCGGCGCTCGCCAAGCTTCGGCCTTTCGTGAAGCTTGGTGGCGCCACCACGCTTCGGGTCGACTAG
- a CDS encoding outer membrane beta-barrel protein: MRIGWLTVLVASSFFVPWSALAADEDMEAQMRLMQERMSQMEDRLEATTDQLSSANQRLSAQQHVIEQVELDQRGSNGLAQFLDTIEIGGWVSASYLYNFNDPDGRALNGSNTGGFAYPFRPDANSFSLDQLWIWMERGISEENRAGFRADFVYGKDAGLLSGDFGAGDGFSGNDFELYQAYIQYLAPLGEGVEMKFGKFATLIGAEVVQSPDNFNITRGHVYNLFQPITHTGILASTAVAGLDVSLGFVNETRSFPANDIDRNKNKAVLWSIGGGAGQFSWSFNGIHGDSDSGLGFDAPAGDKETILDVILSFSPSENFTTYVNADYIETQNSRGRDIEGYGVSWASRLAINERTGVAFRAEYVDIDNFFGGGSDLDVWGLTGTVDYKLTENLLVRGELRYDDISDGGDLFVGDDSFAPGVASFDEDDQLTAGVEVIYTF; the protein is encoded by the coding sequence ATGAGAATTGGATGGCTGACAGTCCTGGTGGCATCGTCGTTTTTCGTGCCGTGGAGCGCACTGGCGGCGGATGAAGACATGGAAGCGCAGATGCGCCTCATGCAGGAGCGGATGAGCCAGATGGAGGATCGCCTCGAAGCGACCACCGATCAGCTCTCGTCCGCCAACCAGAGGCTTTCCGCTCAGCAACACGTGATCGAGCAGGTCGAACTCGACCAGCGCGGTTCGAACGGCCTGGCCCAGTTCCTCGATACCATCGAGATCGGTGGCTGGGTTTCGGCGAGCTATCTCTACAACTTCAACGATCCGGATGGTCGGGCACTGAACGGCTCGAATACCGGCGGCTTCGCCTATCCATTCCGTCCGGATGCCAACAGCTTCTCCCTGGACCAGCTCTGGATCTGGATGGAGCGGGGCATCAGCGAGGAGAACCGCGCCGGCTTCCGTGCGGACTTCGTCTACGGCAAGGACGCCGGGTTGCTTTCCGGTGATTTCGGCGCAGGCGACGGATTCAGCGGCAACGACTTCGAGCTCTATCAGGCCTACATCCAATACCTGGCCCCGCTCGGCGAGGGTGTGGAGATGAAGTTCGGCAAATTCGCCACCTTGATCGGCGCCGAAGTGGTGCAGTCTCCCGACAACTTCAACATCACACGCGGTCACGTCTACAACCTGTTCCAGCCGATCACCCATACGGGAATCCTGGCCTCGACCGCTGTTGCGGGCCTCGACGTTTCACTTGGCTTCGTGAATGAGACGCGATCGTTCCCGGCCAACGATATCGATCGGAACAAGAACAAGGCGGTGCTGTGGTCGATCGGCGGTGGTGCTGGCCAGTTCTCCTGGTCGTTCAACGGCATCCACGGCGATTCGGACAGCGGCCTGGGCTTCGACGCACCGGCCGGCGACAAGGAGACGATCCTGGATGTGATCCTCTCCTTCAGCCCGTCCGAGAACTTCACCACCTACGTGAATGCCGACTACATCGAGACCCAGAACTCTCGTGGTCGTGATATCGAGGGTTACGGAGTCTCCTGGGCAAGTCGCCTTGCGATCAACGAGCGCACGGGTGTCGCGTTCCGCGCCGAGTACGTCGACATCGACAACTTCTTTGGTGGCGGCAGCGATCTCGACGTATGGGGCCTGACTGGAACCGTCGACTACAAGCTCACCGAGAACCTCCTGGTTCGCGGCGAGCTTCGCTACGACGACATCAGCGACGGTGGAGACCTCTTCG
- a CDS encoding glycosyltransferase, producing MSGDSGDRGPLLIVFAKRPDAGAVKTRLCPPFTLLQAAEFYACLLEDVLEAMARAAPALGLSLRLAIHPDEAVESPGVPVPVGCSVVGQRGPGLSERMEHAIGEAAAEGFGPILVRGSDSPALDGAVLEAALVGLEQADLVICPDLDGGYNLVGLRRPAPGIFDHPMSTASVLGDTLAQADRLGLRHVVLPEGFDIDTIDDLRVLRTTMNTMGSCSRTRAYLDEKDLWPRD from the coding sequence GTGAGCGGCGATTCAGGGGACAGGGGTCCGCTGCTGATCGTCTTCGCGAAGCGCCCGGACGCCGGTGCCGTGAAGACCCGGCTCTGCCCGCCATTCACCCTGCTTCAGGCCGCAGAATTCTACGCCTGCCTGCTCGAGGACGTGCTCGAGGCGATGGCCCGAGCGGCACCGGCGCTCGGTTTGTCCCTTCGGTTGGCAATCCACCCCGATGAGGCGGTCGAATCGCCCGGGGTTCCCGTGCCGGTCGGTTGCTCGGTGGTTGGCCAGCGCGGGCCGGGCCTCTCCGAGCGGATGGAGCACGCCATCGGGGAAGCCGCAGCCGAGGGGTTCGGACCGATCCTGGTGCGGGGAAGCGACAGCCCCGCACTGGATGGTGCCGTGCTCGAGGCCGCTCTCGTCGGGCTCGAGCAGGCCGATCTGGTGATCTGTCCGGATCTCGATGGCGGCTACAACCTGGTCGGCCTGCGCAGGCCGGCGCCCGGGATCTTCGACCATCCAATGAGCACGGCTTCGGTTCTCGGTGACACGTTGGCCCAGGCCGATCGACTCGGCCTCCGCCACGTCGTTCTTCCGGAAGGCTTCGACATCGATACCATCGATGATCTGCGAGTGCTTCGCACCACGATGAACACAATGGGATCGTGTTCGCGTACACGGGCCTACCTGGATGAGAAGGATCTCTGGCCGCGCGATTGA
- a CDS encoding aminomethyl transferase family protein, translated as MSGLAESLDAVRAGAGLFRQETRGVIEVSGSERSRWLDSMVSNDVASLAPSAGCRALLLTRQGRITADLRILCLDEVFWLGLPRADASRITSVLEGFIIADDVDLSDRSAELERWSLDGPTAEDIFSAMTGGAPPAVAGGSVVARIADEEVRVANYSLTGLPALQFFAPAGSGDEVAEALRAVGERHGLVDGDTEVHECLRIEMGQAAMGKELDDSVLPAEARMDEAVSENKGCYTGQEVVARMRSRGRASHLLVGLRFAGELQERGSELAHEGRKIGEVTSSVRSPSLGPIGMGYVKAELAEAGTQLQAGGFGAQIVALPFLS; from the coding sequence ATGAGCGGCCTGGCCGAAAGTCTCGACGCGGTTCGAGCCGGCGCCGGGTTGTTCCGACAGGAAACTCGCGGGGTGATCGAAGTTTCCGGCAGCGAACGCTCGCGCTGGCTCGATAGCATGGTCAGCAACGATGTGGCCTCGCTCGCGCCCAGCGCAGGTTGCCGCGCTCTGTTGCTCACACGGCAGGGACGCATCACCGCAGATCTGCGCATCCTGTGTCTCGACGAGGTCTTCTGGCTCGGACTTCCGCGGGCAGACGCGTCGCGGATCACCTCCGTTCTCGAGGGCTTCATCATCGCGGATGACGTCGACCTCTCGGATCGCAGCGCCGAGTTGGAGCGCTGGTCTCTCGACGGTCCCACCGCAGAGGACATCTTCTCAGCCATGACGGGAGGTGCGCCACCAGCCGTCGCAGGCGGCTCGGTCGTCGCGCGGATTGCGGACGAAGAGGTTCGTGTCGCCAACTACAGCCTCACCGGCTTGCCCGCGTTGCAGTTCTTCGCACCTGCGGGCAGCGGAGACGAGGTGGCAGAGGCCCTGCGCGCTGTCGGCGAAAGGCACGGACTGGTCGATGGTGACACGGAAGTCCACGAGTGCCTGCGCATCGAGATGGGCCAGGCTGCCATGGGCAAGGAGCTCGATGATTCCGTTCTGCCTGCAGAGGCACGGATGGACGAGGCTGTCTCGGAGAACAAGGGCTGCTACACCGGCCAGGAGGTCGTGGCCCGGATGCGGAGCCGCGGTCGGGCGAGCCATCTGTTGGTCGGCTTGCGTTTCGCTGGCGAGCTTCAGGAGCGCGGGAGCGAGTTGGCGCACGAGGGCCGGAAGATCGGCGAAGTGACGAGCAGTGTTCGCTCGCCGAGTCTTGGCCCGATCGGAATGGGCTACGTGAAGGCCGAGTTGGCGGAGGCCGGGACACAGCTGCAGGCGGGTGGTTTCGGCGCCCAGATCGTCGCTCTGCCTTTTCTTTCGTGA
- a CDS encoding polyprenyl synthetase family protein — protein sequence MAKSSSPPPALATALARLEPHLQQVERTMRDQLVSEQALVGAIGEHVLSSGGKRLRPVLVMLAAELCGYTGPRCVQIAAAVELLHTATLLHDDVVDLANLRRGRAAARAIWGNRRAVLVGDFFYARASSMVVEDGDLDILWIFSSTIRQMAEGELLQLEASFDPRVTEAHYYSVIERKSATLLSASAESGAVLGGVTRAERRRIAEFGKELGLAFQLRDDALDFAGGEEDLGKQPFTDVREGKVTLPLLLTLKRCAPAERELISGLLKTAAQRTLELEAEGPIEIDQVLSPAELAPIVDLVRRHRGIEDTDRRAEEHVRRAAEAIAPFPDGAIRDALVAAADYSVHRTS from the coding sequence ATGGCGAAGAGTTCCTCCCCTCCGCCGGCCCTTGCCACGGCGCTTGCTCGACTCGAACCGCACCTGCAACAGGTCGAGCGGACGATGCGCGACCAGCTCGTTTCCGAACAGGCGCTGGTCGGCGCGATCGGCGAACACGTGCTCTCGTCCGGTGGCAAACGCTTGCGCCCGGTGCTGGTCATGCTTGCAGCCGAACTCTGCGGCTACACCGGACCGCGTTGTGTGCAGATCGCCGCCGCCGTCGAGTTGCTGCACACCGCCACGCTGCTTCACGATGACGTGGTCGATCTGGCAAATCTACGGCGCGGGCGCGCGGCCGCACGGGCGATCTGGGGCAACCGCCGTGCGGTGCTGGTGGGAGATTTCTTCTACGCACGTGCGTCGTCGATGGTCGTCGAAGACGGCGACCTCGATATCCTTTGGATCTTCTCGAGCACCATCCGGCAGATGGCCGAAGGGGAGCTCCTCCAACTCGAAGCGAGCTTCGATCCGCGCGTGACGGAGGCCCACTACTACTCGGTGATCGAGCGGAAGAGCGCGACCCTCCTTTCCGCCTCCGCGGAATCCGGTGCCGTGTTAGGTGGTGTGACCCGAGCCGAGCGCCGGCGCATCGCTGAGTTCGGCAAAGAACTCGGGTTGGCCTTCCAGCTGCGCGACGATGCCCTCGATTTCGCAGGCGGGGAAGAGGATCTCGGCAAGCAGCCCTTCACGGATGTTCGCGAGGGGAAGGTCACCCTTCCGCTCCTGCTGACGCTGAAGCGTTGCGCCCCAGCCGAGCGCGAGTTGATTTCCGGTCTCTTGAAGACCGCCGCCCAGCGCACCCTCGAGCTCGAGGCCGAAGGCCCGATCGAAATCGATCAGGTGCTGAGCCCGGCAGAGCTTGCACCGATCGTCGATCTGGTGCGCCGTCACCGTGGCATCGAAGACACGGACCGGCGCGCCGAGGAGCACGTCAGGCGCGCAGCCGAAGCCATCGCCCCGTTCCCCGACGGTGCGATCCGAGACGCCCTCGTTGCGGCCGCCGACTACTCGGTGCATCGCACGAGCTGA
- a CDS encoding response regulator, which translates to MSAESMGVSMDAEVVGIMAGSQPLNVLVVEPDVQMRGQLAHFLAQEGYEATALQEPTQAAQEVRNGRYQMVLLDLGRPGDGGIGLLQQIRSVDDDLCVICMTDEPSVEAAVATMKHRAFDYLKRPTAVDDLRPVLSAAVKEHGLAVDPEEHLNSAIGERIRGRRHDLTLTLKQVANRTGLSVSLISQIELGKSAASVTTLYKVATALGVPIATFFETV; encoded by the coding sequence ATGTCAGCCGAATCGATGGGTGTTTCCATGGATGCGGAGGTCGTAGGAATCATGGCAGGAAGCCAACCCTTGAACGTTCTCGTGGTCGAGCCCGACGTGCAGATGCGCGGCCAGTTGGCCCACTTCCTGGCTCAAGAGGGCTATGAAGCCACCGCCCTTCAGGAGCCCACCCAGGCCGCCCAGGAAGTAAGGAATGGCCGCTACCAGATGGTGCTGCTCGATCTCGGGCGCCCTGGGGACGGTGGAATCGGCCTGCTCCAGCAGATCCGCTCCGTGGACGACGACCTCTGCGTCATCTGCATGACCGACGAGCCCAGTGTGGAAGCGGCGGTGGCGACGATGAAGCATCGCGCTTTCGACTACCTGAAGAGGCCCACCGCCGTCGATGATCTGCGCCCGGTTCTTTCGGCCGCTGTGAAAGAGCACGGCCTGGCTGTCGATCCGGAGGAGCACCTCAACTCTGCGATCGGCGAGCGCATCCGGGGACGGCGTCACGACCTGACATTGACCCTGAAACAGGTCGCGAACCGGACGGGCCTCTCGGTGAGCTTGATTTCGCAGATCGAACTCGGGAAGAGCGCTGCCTCGGTGACGACCCTGTACAAGGTCGCGACGGCTCTGGGCGTTCCGATCGCGACGTTCTTCGAGACGGTCTAG
- a CDS encoding universal stress protein: protein MTVQLRRILVPIDFSEHAEPVLEWAAHLAAEHGSEIILLHAYHLPVEFQQLEGAYLPQDFWDTVKDEGQQGLATHAEALRSRGIQVRSVVREGYPATVIEEEAAAEGVDLIVLGTHGLSGLKHLLLGSIAERVVQKAPCPVLTVKLPS, encoded by the coding sequence ATGACCGTGCAACTTCGTCGAATTCTGGTCCCGATCGATTTCTCGGAGCACGCCGAGCCCGTCTTGGAGTGGGCGGCGCACCTGGCAGCGGAGCATGGCAGCGAGATCATCCTGCTACACGCCTACCACCTGCCCGTGGAGTTCCAGCAGCTCGAAGGTGCCTACCTGCCCCAGGATTTCTGGGACACGGTGAAGGACGAGGGCCAGCAGGGCCTCGCGACCCACGCCGAGGCGCTCCGCTCCCGCGGCATCCAGGTACGGTCCGTCGTACGCGAGGGCTACCCGGCCACCGTGATCGAGGAAGAAGCTGCGGCTGAGGGCGTCGACCTGATCGTGCTCGGAACCCACGGCCTCTCAGGCCTGAAGCATCTGCTCCTCGGCAGCATCGCGGAACGCGTCGTCCAGAAAGCCCCCTGCCCCGTACTCACGGTCAAGCTTCCCAGCTGA
- a CDS encoding NTP transferase domain-containing protein yields MPAIVAAGGGRAAKAVYGDNKAHLELAGRSLVGHAVAALQRVPEVSEVWVVGDAARLEATLTRELAGELCKPLTVVPEFRNLLENAWETYRRLLPGAGPAGRDPTPDERENLVLFLSSDVPLATPQEISAFIKEGAAQEVDYSLGLVSEESMQPFYPEVGSPGEAGKPGIEMAYFNLREGRMRQSNLHLARPPKLGKRQHIEELYEHRYQKQLGNALALAWRIFWDEGGGLRVLFYYSLMHLAGVFDRRRWRWLADRFRNWVTIERVERALGALLKARIRVVITEGGGCAVDVDNERDFDVMQERWDDWHARQQKTVEALYGTALLPERATEFEVRRWQGGGEDST; encoded by the coding sequence GTGCCGGCCATCGTTGCCGCCGGAGGCGGGAGAGCCGCCAAGGCGGTTTACGGGGACAACAAGGCCCACCTGGAGCTGGCGGGCCGGAGCCTCGTGGGCCACGCGGTGGCCGCTCTCCAACGGGTGCCCGAGGTCAGCGAAGTCTGGGTCGTCGGTGATGCGGCTCGGCTCGAAGCGACCCTCACTCGCGAGTTGGCGGGGGAGCTGTGCAAACCCCTCACGGTGGTCCCGGAGTTTCGCAACCTGCTCGAGAATGCCTGGGAGACCTATCGGCGGCTGTTGCCCGGTGCGGGCCCCGCGGGCCGGGATCCCACTCCCGATGAGCGGGAGAATCTCGTGCTCTTCCTCTCCTCCGACGTCCCGTTGGCCACGCCTCAGGAGATCTCCGCATTCATCAAGGAGGGCGCTGCCCAGGAGGTGGACTACTCCCTCGGCCTGGTCAGCGAAGAGAGCATGCAGCCGTTCTATCCGGAGGTCGGCAGCCCGGGGGAGGCCGGCAAGCCAGGCATCGAGATGGCCTACTTCAATCTTCGCGAGGGAAGGATGCGTCAGAGCAACTTGCACCTCGCCAGGCCTCCGAAGCTCGGCAAGCGGCAGCACATCGAAGAGTTGTACGAGCACCGCTATCAGAAGCAACTCGGGAACGCGCTGGCCCTGGCCTGGCGCATCTTCTGGGATGAGGGCGGTGGCCTGCGTGTCCTCTTCTACTACTCGTTGATGCATCTGGCGGGCGTGTTCGACCGCCGCCGCTGGCGTTGGCTGGCCGACCGCTTTCGGAACTGGGTCACGATCGAGCGGGTCGAACGTGCGTTGGGCGCTCTGCTGAAGGCCCGAATCCGTGTCGTCATCACCGAAGGCGGGGGCTGCGCCGTCGATGTGGACAACGAGCGCGATTTCGACGTGATGCAAGAACGCTGGGACGATTGGCATGCCCGTCAACAAAAGACCGTCGAGGCGCTCTACGGCACGGCACTTCTGCCCGAGCGAGCGACGGAGTTCGAGGTCCGCCGCTGGCAAGGTGGAGGAGAGGACTCGACATGA
- the eno gene encoding phosphopyruvate hydratase: protein MFSAITTVRALEILDSRGNPTLEVEVATASGKRGRAAVPSGASTGAREALELRDGDKDRYLGKGVRTAVANVNGEIAASISGRDLDGLDEQRALDDALCALDGTETKSRLGANALLGVSLAAAHAAAAIRDEPLYRFLGGEDAHLLPAPMMNVLNGGAHADNNVDLQEFMLYPVGAGSFAEALRWGAEVFHKLKGVLSEKGYATSVGDEGGFAPNLSSNQEAIELCLSAIEQAGYRPGDEIGIALDPASSEFYSDGIYDLAGEGKQKTPEEMVAFYQDWCDRYPILSIEDGLAEDDWDGWKKLTDALGGKVQLVGDDLFVTNPAILQQGIERGVANSILIKVNQIGTLSETLDAMKMARVAGYSSVVSHRSGETEDTTIADLAVATGAGQIKTGSLCRTDRVAKYNQLLRIEAQLGSKARYAGRETIIGA, encoded by the coding sequence ATGTTCAGCGCAATCACCACCGTCCGTGCCCTCGAGATCCTCGATTCCCGTGGCAACCCCACACTCGAGGTCGAGGTGGCGACCGCCAGCGGCAAGCGCGGCCGAGCCGCCGTGCCGTCCGGTGCTTCGACAGGTGCCCGCGAAGCCCTCGAGCTTCGGGATGGCGACAAGGATCGCTACCTCGGAAAGGGCGTTCGCACCGCCGTGGCCAACGTGAATGGCGAGATCGCAGCCTCCATCAGCGGTCGCGATCTCGATGGCCTGGACGAACAACGCGCCCTCGACGATGCGCTTTGCGCTCTCGACGGCACCGAGACGAAATCGCGGCTGGGTGCCAACGCGTTGTTGGGTGTCTCCCTGGCGGCCGCCCACGCCGCCGCTGCGATTCGCGATGAGCCGCTCTACCGCTTCCTGGGCGGTGAGGATGCGCATCTGTTGCCTGCCCCGATGATGAACGTGCTGAATGGTGGAGCCCATGCTGACAACAATGTCGATCTGCAGGAGTTCATGCTCTACCCGGTGGGCGCAGGGAGTTTCGCCGAGGCGCTGCGTTGGGGTGCCGAGGTATTCCACAAGCTGAAGGGCGTTCTTTCGGAGAAGGGCTACGCCACTTCCGTTGGCGACGAGGGTGGCTTCGCACCGAATCTCTCCTCGAATCAGGAAGCCATCGAGCTATGCCTGTCTGCAATCGAGCAGGCGGGCTATCGGCCGGGCGACGAGATCGGTATCGCCCTCGATCCGGCCTCCAGCGAGTTCTATTCCGACGGCATCTACGATCTCGCCGGTGAGGGCAAGCAGAAGACCCCCGAGGAGATGGTCGCCTTCTACCAGGACTGGTGTGATCGCTACCCGATCCTCTCCATCGAGGACGGGCTGGCGGAGGATGATTGGGACGGCTGGAAGAAGCTCACCGACGCGTTGGGCGGGAAGGTTCAGCTGGTGGGCGATGATTTGTTCGTGACCAACCCGGCGATCTTGCAACAGGGCATCGAGCGCGGCGTCGCCAACTCGATCCTGATCAAGGTCAACCAGATCGGCACGCTCTCTGAAACCCTCGACGCCATGAAGATGGCACGGGTCGCCGGCTACTCCTCCGTCGTCTCACATCGTTCGGGGGAAACAGAGGATACGACCATCGCGGACCTGGCCGTGGCGACCGGTGCGGGTCAGATCAAGACCGGCTCCCTGTGCCGCACGGATCGGGTGGCAAAATACAACCAGTTGCTTCGCATCGAGGCCCAGCTCGGCAGCAAGGCACGTTATGCGGGCCGAGAGACCATCATCGGCGCATGA
- a CDS encoding SIS domain-containing protein, whose translation MKRGRTLGIGSMAVDRIRRVPRILGSEEKGTIHVQGGVAEEQRVGGVVLNHLGWAAVLGNPTGIFGKQADDAGGRFLRQAMDGLGIERHLVLDGSASTFADIFVDDSGERAIYMAPGATSETTPAFIREHFTQLIQAAARVTTEVSQLPLDAALCVLELAREAGVPTLLDLDLPPSAAVPGLGDTPTLEKLLCAADVLKPAKAAAAELVPEAAGDVLAVAEAMRARYGNNAVIVTDGAAGCAISAEGVALRVPSKAAKEVVDTTGAGDAFLGGLLVALANGLGWEDTALLANACGAACVEKLGAFPDDPAAAFARVSELYDGAPIELALPECVGTSAILASERAMNALGVAVDELIALRERYDPAGFDAAAACIRSCEARGGRLHVTGIGKPEHVAHYAASLLSSTGTPATFLHGTEAVHGSAGQVVAGDVVIAISNSGATELTATAKAVRALGAEVIAVTGNPDSPLAAEAAVVLDASVHQEGGGLGLAPRASVAAELLVLAALSAALEEERGFTRAAYHARHPAGKLGEKSTSGDGV comes from the coding sequence GTGAAGCGCGGACGAACCCTCGGAATCGGTTCCATGGCGGTGGATCGCATCCGCCGGGTTCCGCGTATTCTCGGCAGCGAAGAGAAGGGAACGATCCACGTTCAGGGTGGTGTGGCCGAGGAGCAACGCGTTGGCGGCGTCGTACTCAATCATCTCGGTTGGGCCGCCGTGCTCGGGAATCCGACGGGCATCTTCGGCAAGCAGGCCGACGATGCGGGCGGACGTTTCCTGCGCCAGGCCATGGACGGGCTTGGCATCGAGCGTCATCTCGTCCTGGATGGTTCCGCGAGCACCTTCGCCGACATCTTCGTCGATGATTCTGGCGAGCGGGCCATCTACATGGCACCGGGAGCCACCTCGGAAACCACACCCGCCTTCATTCGCGAGCATTTCACGCAGTTGATCCAAGCGGCCGCACGTGTCACGACCGAGGTTTCGCAACTACCTCTCGATGCCGCGTTATGCGTCTTGGAACTCGCACGGGAGGCGGGGGTTCCGACGCTGCTCGATCTCGACCTTCCGCCGTCGGCTGCGGTTCCGGGCCTGGGCGACACGCCGACGCTCGAGAAGCTGCTGTGCGCAGCCGACGTGTTGAAACCTGCCAAGGCCGCTGCCGCGGAGCTGGTGCCCGAGGCAGCCGGCGATGTCCTTGCCGTCGCCGAGGCAATGCGTGCGCGTTATGGGAACAACGCTGTCATCGTGACCGATGGTGCGGCGGGTTGTGCGATCTCGGCAGAGGGTGTCGCATTGCGCGTTCCAAGCAAGGCCGCGAAAGAGGTGGTCGATACGACCGGGGCTGGCGATGCCTTCCTGGGAGGTCTGCTCGTGGCACTTGCCAATGGGCTTGGTTGGGAAGATACAGCGCTGCTGGCCAACGCCTGTGGTGCAGCCTGTGTCGAAAAGCTGGGAGCCTTTCCGGACGATCCAGCGGCCGCATTCGCAAGGGTTTCCGAGCTCTACGATGGTGCACCAATCGAGCTGGCCTTGCCCGAGTGCGTGGGCACCTCGGCCATTCTGGCATCCGAACGCGCGATGAATGCTCTCGGTGTGGCTGTGGACGAGTTGATCGCGCTCCGCGAGCGATACGATCCGGCCGGCTTCGATGCCGCCGCGGCTTGTATCCGCTCCTGCGAAGCGCGCGGCGGGCGACTTCACGTCACGGGGATCGGAAAGCCGGAACACGTTGCGCACTACGCGGCATCCCTGCTCTCGTCCACCGGGACCCCGGCAACCTTTCTGCACGGAACCGAAGCCGTGCACGGTAGTGCCGGCCAGGTCGTGGCTGGAGACGTCGTGATCGCCATCAGCAACAGCGGAGCCACGGAGCTCACCGCAACCGCGAAGGCGGTCCGAGCGCTAGGTGCCGAGGTCATTGCAGTGACCGGGAATCCGGACTCGCCGCTCGCCGCAGAGGCAGCCGTCGTGCTCGACGCCAGCGTCCATCAGGAAGGCGGAGGTCTTGGCCTTGCGCCTCGCGCCAGTGTCGCCGCCGAGTTGCTCGTGCTCGCTGCCCTCTCTGCAGCCCTCGAAGAAGAACGCGGCTTCACCCGCGCCGCCTATCATGCCCGTCACCCGGCCGGCAAACTCGGTGAAAAGTCAACGAGCGGGGACGGAGTCTGA